From the Solanum lycopersicum chromosome 10, SLM_r2.1 genome, one window contains:
- the LOC101267657 gene encoding HVA22-like protein k: protein MDPEVGLRLLFSPLASNIVVRTACCSVGVVLPVYSTFKAIEGRDENEQRKWLLYWAAYGSFSVVELFTDKFLYWFPLYYHMKFAFLVWLQLPTTDGARQMYMTHLRPFLLKHQARLDQVVGFLYGQMSKFVSMHQAEIKFVRALLMRTFVSANQFASGFIHPERRHVSGAIEERRQQYDTSDSDDEE, encoded by the exons ATGGATCCCGAg GTTGGATTGAGACTTCTTTTTTCTCCACTGGCTTCTAATATTGTTGTGCGGACAGCATG CTGTTCTGTGGGGGTTGTTTTACCTGTTTATTCCACATTTAAGGCAATTGAGGGAAGAGATGAAAACGAGCAGAGAAAGTGGCTACTGTATTGGGCAG CTTATGGGTCTTTCAGTGTTGTTGAGTTATTCACCGATAAATTTCTCTATTG GTTTCCACTTTATTACCACATGAAGTTTGCATTTCTTGTTTGGCTTCAACTGCCTACTACTGAT GGGGCAAGGCAAATGTATATGACTCACCTTCGTCCTTTCCTCTTGAAGCATCAAGCCAGGCTGGACCAAGTAGTTGGATTTTTGTATGGTCAAATG TCCAAGTTTGTTAGCATGCATCAAGCTGAAATCAAATTCGTGAGAGCACTTCTGATGAGGACCTTCGTATCAG CCAACCAGTTTGCTTCAGGTTTTATTCACCCTGAGCGAAGGCACGTGAGTGGTGCAATTGAAGAACGAAGACAACAATATGACACTTCTGATTCTGATGATGAAGAGTGA
- the LOC112940108 gene encoding uncharacterized protein, whose amino-acid sequence MVEKIDKRIKDYLLNIGYNKWSRVHAEVNRTWMMTSNIAESVNSRTRHAKVLTVLQLLEFMRQLVQKWNNNNRSKATFSGFHLGKKYENILRRNKTASEKLKVVETNKYVYTVLDGITQFTVCLHQRTCTCGRFQLDELPCPHALAVLTIKHTGYEKYCSAYYTRKTLLLTYQFQMDPLPNESTWNTPTHVLQDIVLPPHGKRPPGRPKNKRHTQLREDGFKKAKITCSNCGQHDHNRKTCKNVRPYDQE is encoded by the exons ATGGTTGAGAAGATAGATAAGAGGATCAAAGATTACTTGTTGAACATTGGATACAACAAATGGTCGCGTGTGCATGCTGAAGTAAACAGAACTTGGATGATGACATCAAATATAGCAGAATCAGTCAATTCACGAACAAGACATGCCAAAGTTCTTACAGTCTTGCAACTCTTGGAATTCATGAGACAACTTGTACAGAAATGGAATAACAATAACAGATCAAAGGCGACATTTTCAGGTTTTCACCTTggaaaaaagtatgaaaatatattgCGGCGCAATAAAACTGCATCAGAGAAATTAAAG gtTGTAgagacaaataaatatgtgtataCCGTACTTGATGGTATTACACAATTCACAGTATGTCTTCACCAACGTACATGCACATGTGGGAGATTTCAATTGGATGAGTTACCATGTCCACATGCTTTGGCCGTTTTAACAATAAAACACACTGGTTATGAGAAATATTGTTCGGCTTACTATACAAGAAAAACTTTATTGTTGACATATCAATTTCAAATGGATCCCCTGCCAAATGAAAGTACATGGAACACACCAACACATGTTCTTCAAGATATTGTACTTCCACCTCATGGAAAGAGACCTCCGGGAAggccaaaaaataaaagacatactCAACTGAGAGAAGATGGATTCAAGAAGGCGAAAATTACATGCAGTAATTGTGGACAACATGATCACAACAGGAAGACTTGCAAAAATGTCAGGCcttatgatcaagaataa
- the LOC104649734 gene encoding protein DNA-DAMAGE INDUCIBLE 1-like produces MAWAQTVDITVNGKIARALVDTGAEVNVMTKTAAKRLGLQYTASNAQIRTVNASPTPIVGVAHGVNIMVGDWQGKTKFIVAPINMFDVILGQKFFQQRHAVIDPHLEKLTIMEKGREHTVPMVKAQATEGQARLRDMKLERVDVRRRLTPAATIASSREDNGAGKSMPPAVRGFRVGTLT; encoded by the coding sequence ATGGCGTGGGCTCAAACGGTTGACATCACGGTCAATGGGAAGATTGCTCGTGCGTTGGTCGACACCGGTGCGGAGGTCAATGTTATGACCAAGACGGCAGCAAAGAGGTTGGGGTTGCAATATACTGCAAGCAACGCCCAAATCAGAACTGTCAACGCATCACCGACTCCCATAGTTGGAGTAGCGCACGGCGTGAACATCATGGTAGGCGATTGGCAAGGGAAAACCAAGTTCATCGTCGCCCCCATCAATatgtttgatgttattcttggacAGAAGTTCTTCCAGCAGCGCCATGCAGTAATCGATCCTCATCTCGAAAAGTTGACAATCATGGAGAAAGGAAGGGAACATACAGTTCCCATGGTGAAGGCGCAGGCAACGGAGGGACAGGCTAGGCTGAGAGACATGAAGCTCGAAAGGGTCGACGTGAGAAGAAGGTTAACACCAGCAGCGACCATTGCAAGTTCGAGAGAAGACAATGGTGCTGGAAAGTCCATGCCACCGGCAGTGAGAGGGTTCCGAGTAGGAACGCTGACATGA
- the LOC138338894 gene encoding uncharacterized protein, whose amino-acid sequence MEVKDGEKTITVPKPRQKYDDADRKKIEKGFKAKTLLVCGIGPDEYNRVSACESAKEIWDCLLTAHEGTEHVKESKIDMLTSRYENFKMKEGETIHDMFTKLSSITNELRSLGEPISMTKQVKKVLRILPKSWESKVDAITEAKDLKVLTMDAFIGNLKTHEMNQNHDLSKREAKKDKSLMLKYKSDEDSSDDDDMAYLISRFQKIVRKNKMYKGGTNGTRNAAQGDTCYKCGKSGHFIRECPLLKNENKEQRKHRGDKENRRDLVPVNRDRKAAADIVVKRALAAWGDSSSDSEDPDEPKDVSMVAVHEEETVFNEMFSLMAHTENEEEDNQVTLLDMKNDLDKYSLKKLRTLAKVMLDSVIELTSERDTMIVELEILTENKGQFEDTMSRMVSLELNNSELKNQLCQFTEEAEKLNGKPNSLQAEIHEKLKNSETNLRLSLEKNNKLKQDIVKLKEELEKSLKWTKSSKLLSNVTNQSNFNKKGLGSLNISPPYNPHSKYVFVSDNLLCLHCGKNGHLKNECVSWRNSCERYSNYAERQNVPNERPGPTEPVSTHRFSKKKSVPAPRSFVRKSQSLSYWTKYNLITPLSAYWELKLKWVPKLNK is encoded by the coding sequence AGTAAAGGATGGAGAAAAGACCATCACTGTTCCAAAGCCCAGGCAGAAATATGATGATGCTGacaggaaaaagattgaaaagggtttcaaagctaaaactcttctagtctgtgggataggacctgatgagtacAACAGAGTGTCAGCCTGTGAGTCTGCTAAAGAAATCTGGGATTGCTTGTTGACTGCacatgaaggaactgaacaTGTCAAAGAATCCAAGATTGACATGCTCACCTCACGATAtgagaacttcaaaatgaaggaaggagaaactatacatgacatgttcacaaAGTTGTCTTCTATTACAAATGAGCTGCGAAGTCTGggtgaacctataagcatgacCAAACAAGTCAAGAAAGTACTTCGAATTCTTCCAAAGTCTTGGGAGAGCAAAGTTGATGCCATTACAGAAGCTAAGGACTTGAAGGTGCTGACCATGGATGCCTTCATTGGAAATCTTAAAACACATGAGATGAATCAAAACCATGATTTGTCAAAAAGGGAAGCCAAGAAGGACAAGtcattgatgttgaagtataaatcagatgaagattcaagtgatgatgatgatatggcatatctcatcagtagatttcaaaagattgtgagaaaaaacaaaatgtatAAAGGAGGAACAAATGGGACTCGAAATGCTGCTCAAGGTGATACttgctacaagtgtggaaaatctgggcacttcatcagagagtgtcctttactcaagaatgaaaacaaggAACAGAGAAAACACAGGGGTGACAAAGAAAAcagaagggacctggtacctgTTAATAGAGATCGTAAAGCTGCTGCTGATATCGTTGTCAAAAGggctcttgctgcatggggGGATTCTTCTAGTGACTCAGAAGATCCTGATGAGCCAAAAGATGTGTCGATGGTTGCTGTGCATGAGGAGGAAACtgtcttcaatgaaatgttttCTCTCATGGCACacacagaaaatgaagaagaagacaatcaggtaactcttcttgacatgaaaaatgacttggataaatattctcttaaaaaattgagaacctTGGCAAAAGTCATGTTAGATTCTGTGATAGAGTTAACATCTGAAAGAGATACCATGAttgttgaacttgaaattttaactgaaaacaaagGTCAATTTGAAGACACAATGTCAAGAATGGTGTCTCTAGAGTTAAATAACTCTGAACTTAAGAATCAGTTGTGTCAGTttactgaagaagctgaaaaaCTGAATGGAAAGCCAAATAGTTTGCAAGctgaaattcatgaaaaattgaagaacTCTGAGACAAATCTCAGGTTGTCACTTGAAaagaataacaaattaaaacagGATATTGTGAAACTTAAGGaggaacttgaaaaatctcttaagtggACCAAATCCTCAAAGTTGCTGTCAAATGtgacaaatcagagtaattttaataagaaaggactaggaagtctgaacataagtcctccttataatcctcacagtaagtatgtgtttgtgtctgACAATCTGTTGTGTCTGCATTGTGGTAAGAATGGACATTTGAAGAATGAGTGTGTTAGCTGGAGAAACTCATGTGAAAGATACTCTAATTATGCTGAAAGACAGAATGTACCAAATGAGAGACCTGGTCCTACAGAGCCTGTCTCAACTcacagattttcaaagaaaaaatctgtTCCTGCTCCTAGGTCCTTTGTTAGAAAGAGTCAAAGTCTATCATATTGGACCAAGTACAATCTGATCACTCCTTTGTCTGCCTACTGGGAACTCAAgctgaaatgggttcccaagcttaacaagtga